Proteins from one Corallococcus exiguus genomic window:
- a CDS encoding HAD family hydrolase: protein MGIACVVLDFDGTFTDVLAEGEPFLKHFQDALYGVLGQDASQAWAEEVAALHEGVDQYGWEVAGRIVAPATADPYLTATCTAHRLLKRYGKGDDEVLRTDTVQTLYREAYRHSATAFKAEAKEVLEALLATGLPVSVVTNAHTELVEAKLDKLAPKGRERLKVFGDARKFQLEDTEPKDARFDALPEALHLDGVLGRPVYLKRGRYFSALKRIWDATHTGPESTLVAGDIFELDLAMPAALGAHVQLVERANVMPYERAAVQRLGSRGSADKSLRAILPRLR, encoded by the coding sequence ATGGGAATCGCGTGCGTGGTGCTGGACTTCGATGGGACCTTCACGGACGTGCTGGCGGAGGGCGAGCCCTTCCTCAAGCACTTCCAGGACGCGCTGTACGGGGTGCTGGGGCAGGACGCGTCCCAGGCGTGGGCGGAGGAGGTCGCCGCGCTGCATGAGGGCGTGGACCAGTACGGCTGGGAGGTCGCGGGGCGCATCGTGGCGCCGGCCACCGCGGACCCCTACCTGACGGCCACCTGCACCGCGCACCGGCTGCTCAAGCGCTACGGCAAGGGCGACGACGAAGTGCTGCGTACGGACACGGTGCAGACGCTGTACCGGGAGGCGTACCGGCACTCGGCCACGGCCTTCAAGGCGGAGGCGAAGGAGGTGCTGGAGGCGCTGCTCGCCACGGGCCTGCCCGTGTCGGTGGTGACGAACGCGCACACGGAGCTGGTGGAGGCGAAGCTGGACAAGCTGGCCCCCAAGGGCCGTGAGCGGCTGAAGGTCTTCGGCGACGCGCGCAAGTTCCAGCTGGAGGACACGGAGCCGAAGGACGCGCGCTTCGACGCGCTGCCGGAAGCGCTCCACCTGGACGGCGTGCTGGGCCGGCCGGTGTACCTCAAGCGCGGGCGCTACTTCTCCGCGCTCAAGCGCATCTGGGACGCCACGCACACGGGCCCGGAGTCCACGCTCGTCGCGGGCGACATCTTCGAACTGGACCTGGCCATGCCCGCCGCGCTGGGTGCGCACGTGCAACTGGTGGAGCGCGCCAACGTGATGCCCTACGAGCGCGCCGCCGTGCAGCGCCTGGGCTCGCGAGGCAGCGCGGACAAGAGCCTGCGCGCCATCCTGCCCCGGCTGCGCTGA
- the atpA gene encoding F0F1 ATP synthase subunit alpha: MEIRADEISRIIREQIKDYGKKVTVAETGTVLSVGDGIARVYGLEGALAGELVEFANGVQGLVLNLEEDNVGVAIMGEFKDIREGDTVKRTQQIASVPVGKGLLGRVVNALGQPVDGKGPIEATEHRRLEVKAPGIVKRKSVHEPLQTGIKALDALVPVGRGQRELIIGDRQTGKTAVAIDAIINQKGLGVYCVYVAIGQKQSTVAQVVEKLNKYGAMEYTVVVAANASDPAPMQYFAPYAGVAIGEYFRDNKMHGLIVYDDLSKQAVAYRQLSLLLRRPPGREAYPGDVFYIHSRLLERAAKLSDEEGAGSLTALPIIETQAGDVSAYIPTNVISITDGQIFLETDLFFAGVRPAINVGLSVSRVGSAAQIKAMKQVAGSMKLELAQYRELAAFAQFGSDLDKATQETLARGARMVELLKQGQYEPLSVERQVIQIYAATNKDDAGKRGWIRQVPVSDVVRWMKEMLEFVDSKYPNIVSDLVAKRELTADIKANINKAFTEFNDLFQATPGAKV, from the coding sequence ATGGAAATCCGCGCCGACGAGATCAGCAGAATCATCCGGGAGCAGATCAAGGACTACGGCAAGAAGGTCACCGTCGCCGAGACCGGCACCGTGCTGTCCGTGGGCGACGGTATCGCCCGCGTGTACGGCCTGGAGGGTGCGCTCGCCGGTGAGCTGGTGGAGTTCGCCAACGGCGTGCAGGGTCTGGTCCTCAATCTGGAAGAGGACAACGTCGGCGTCGCCATCATGGGTGAGTTCAAGGACATCCGCGAGGGTGACACCGTGAAGCGCACCCAGCAGATCGCCTCCGTGCCGGTGGGCAAGGGCCTGCTGGGCCGCGTGGTGAACGCGCTGGGCCAGCCGGTGGACGGCAAGGGCCCCATCGAGGCCACCGAGCACCGCCGCCTGGAAGTGAAGGCGCCCGGCATCGTGAAGCGCAAGTCCGTGCACGAGCCCCTGCAGACGGGCATCAAGGCGCTGGACGCGCTGGTGCCGGTGGGCCGCGGTCAGCGCGAGCTCATCATCGGTGACCGCCAGACGGGCAAGACGGCCGTCGCCATCGACGCCATCATCAACCAGAAGGGCCTGGGCGTTTACTGCGTCTACGTCGCCATCGGGCAGAAGCAGTCCACCGTCGCGCAGGTGGTGGAGAAGCTGAACAAGTACGGCGCCATGGAGTACACGGTGGTCGTCGCCGCGAACGCGTCCGACCCGGCCCCCATGCAGTACTTCGCGCCGTACGCGGGCGTCGCCATCGGCGAGTACTTCCGCGACAACAAGATGCACGGCCTCATCGTGTACGACGACCTCTCCAAGCAGGCCGTGGCGTACCGCCAGCTGTCCCTGCTCCTGCGCCGCCCGCCGGGCCGCGAGGCGTACCCGGGCGACGTGTTCTACATCCACAGCCGCCTGCTGGAGCGCGCCGCCAAGCTGTCCGACGAGGAGGGCGCGGGCTCCCTCACGGCGCTCCCCATCATCGAGACGCAGGCGGGTGACGTGTCCGCCTACATCCCGACGAACGTCATCTCCATCACCGACGGGCAGATCTTCCTGGAGACGGACCTGTTCTTCGCCGGCGTCCGTCCGGCCATCAACGTCGGTCTCTCCGTGTCGCGCGTGGGTTCCGCGGCGCAGATCAAGGCCATGAAGCAGGTCGCAGGCTCCATGAAGCTGGAGCTGGCGCAGTACCGCGAGCTGGCCGCCTTCGCCCAGTTCGGCTCCGACCTGGACAAGGCCACGCAGGAGACGCTGGCGCGCGGCGCCCGCATGGTGGAGCTGCTCAAGCAGGGCCAGTACGAGCCGCTCTCCGTCGAGCGTCAGGTCATCCAGATCTACGCGGCGACCAACAAGGACGACGCCGGCAAGCGCGGGTGGATCCGCCAGGTGCCGGTGAGCGACGTGGTCCGCTGGATGAAGGAGATGCTGGAGTTCGTGGACAGCAAGTACCCGAACATCGTCTCCGACCTGGTCGCCAAGCGGGAGCTGACCGCTGACATCAAGGCGAACATCAACAAGGCGTTCACCGAGTTCAACGACCTGTTCCAGGCGACCCCGGGCGCCAAGGTCTAA
- a CDS encoding sensor histidine kinase, translating to MPQPVFQRLPGALPSLGVPEETLPFLGALLNAPGWGVALVDGDSRLVWMNDLLASLSGRPAQLCVGRFLSEAWPGLAPPLSPLLARAQSGERVAEELVSGRFGEVGTLRHLTVSAMPAAPSSGVLLLLRDSSARLREEAALRASEEHMRSIVEISCDGYFFHDRGQFLDISPGLGRLMGYYETAELIGRNILDCVAPEFRAPARDVMDRGVEAPYELAVLHRDGRRIPVEVMGRPATFQGRSVRMGAVWDVSIRKAAEERLMRMEHFRDQFLDAAGDGFKAPLQSLQCDVLALQHAPSMPEALTEQVGRVGQGVRRVERLIRQLLDFTRARLSNGLPVHPSSVHLGQLAERVLADRQRAHPDRDLRLVASGDLKGTWDGERLFQLMDSLVGNALHHGPVSSSVVLQLTGRFDGVTVQVHDPDCRVPPEYQGTLFEPFKHRALCSADDGLGLSLFIVRQIALAHGGRISVESGAADGTRFIVWLPREDGLPASGA from the coding sequence ATGCCGCAGCCTGTGTTCCAACGGCTTCCCGGAGCCCTTCCGTCCCTGGGGGTTCCCGAGGAAACCCTGCCCTTTCTGGGTGCGTTGCTCAACGCGCCGGGTTGGGGGGTGGCGCTGGTGGACGGGGACTCCCGCCTCGTCTGGATGAACGACCTGCTGGCTTCGCTGAGTGGCCGCCCGGCGCAGCTGTGCGTGGGTCGCTTCCTCTCGGAGGCGTGGCCCGGCCTGGCGCCGCCGCTGTCTCCGCTGCTGGCGCGGGCGCAGTCCGGTGAGCGCGTGGCGGAGGAGCTGGTGTCGGGCCGCTTCGGCGAGGTGGGCACGCTGCGCCACCTGACCGTGAGCGCCATGCCTGCGGCCCCTTCCTCGGGCGTGCTCCTGCTCCTGCGAGACTCCTCCGCGCGCCTGCGCGAAGAGGCGGCGCTGCGCGCGAGCGAGGAGCACATGCGCTCCATCGTGGAGATCTCCTGCGACGGGTACTTCTTCCACGACCGCGGGCAGTTCCTGGACATCAGCCCCGGCCTGGGCCGCCTGATGGGCTACTACGAGACGGCGGAGCTGATCGGCCGGAACATCCTGGACTGCGTGGCGCCGGAGTTCCGCGCCCCCGCGCGCGACGTGATGGACCGCGGCGTGGAGGCCCCGTACGAACTGGCCGTGCTCCACCGCGACGGCCGCCGCATCCCCGTGGAGGTCATGGGCCGGCCGGCGACGTTCCAGGGCCGCTCGGTGCGCATGGGCGCGGTGTGGGACGTGAGCATCCGCAAGGCCGCCGAGGAGCGCCTGATGCGGATGGAGCACTTCCGCGACCAGTTCCTGGACGCGGCGGGGGACGGCTTCAAGGCCCCGCTCCAGTCGCTCCAGTGCGACGTGCTCGCCCTCCAGCACGCTCCGTCGATGCCAGAAGCCCTGACCGAACAGGTAGGGCGGGTGGGCCAGGGCGTGCGCCGGGTGGAGCGGCTGATCCGCCAGCTCCTGGACTTCACCCGCGCCCGGCTGTCCAACGGCCTGCCCGTGCACCCCTCCTCCGTCCACCTGGGCCAGCTGGCGGAGCGCGTGCTGGCGGACCGGCAGCGGGCCCACCCGGACCGCGACCTGCGGCTCGTCGCCAGCGGCGACCTGAAGGGCACCTGGGACGGCGAGCGGCTCTTCCAGCTGATGGACTCCCTGGTGGGCAACGCCCTGCACCATGGCCCGGTGTCCTCATCCGTGGTGCTCCAACTGACGGGGCGCTTCGACGGGGTGACGGTGCAGGTGCACGACCCGGATTGCCGGGTGCCGCCGGAGTACCAGGGCACCCTCTTCGAGCCGTTCAAGCACCGCGCCCTGTGCTCCGCGGATGACGGGCTGGGGCTGTCGCTCTTCATCGTGCGGCAGATCGCCCTGGCCCATGGCGGGCGCATCTCCGTGGAGTCGGGGGCGGCGGACGGCACCCGCTTCATCGTGTGGCTGCCCCGCGAGGACGGCCTCCCCGCGTCCGGCGCCTGA
- the atpH gene encoding ATP synthase F1 subunit delta, with product MVNVSIARRYARAILDVAAEGNRTDAVAEQLNAFAAVVGQSPDLSDVLLNPIYSRAQRSRVVEALLQAMPSPAEPALANAVRLLVDRNRLGYLPDIARLYRDMADARAGRVRGQVTSAAPLSADALTQLQQSLQQLTQRNVVLETKVDPSLLGGVAAQVGGTLYDGTLRTQLEQLRRELK from the coding sequence ATGGTGAACGTCTCCATCGCCCGCCGCTACGCCCGCGCCATCCTCGACGTCGCAGCGGAAGGCAACCGCACCGACGCCGTCGCGGAGCAGCTCAACGCCTTCGCCGCCGTCGTGGGCCAGAGCCCCGACCTGTCGGACGTGCTGCTCAACCCCATCTACAGCCGCGCCCAGCGCAGCCGCGTGGTGGAGGCCCTGCTCCAGGCCATGCCCTCCCCCGCGGAGCCCGCGCTCGCCAATGCGGTGCGCCTGCTGGTGGACCGCAACCGCCTGGGCTACCTGCCCGACATCGCCCGGCTCTACCGCGACATGGCGGACGCCCGCGCGGGCCGCGTCCGGGGCCAGGTCACCAGCGCCGCCCCGCTCTCCGCGGACGCCCTCACCCAGCTCCAGCAGTCGCTCCAGCAGCTGACCCAGCGCAACGTCGTGCTGGAGACCAAGGTGGATCCGTCCCTGCTCGGCGGTGTGGCCGCGCAGGTCGGTGGCACCCTCTACGACGGCACCCTGCGCACCCAGCTGGAGCAGCTGCGCCGCGAGCTGAAGTAA
- a CDS encoding Hsp70 family protein produces MQEPVIGIDLGTTNSVVATVEEGRPRLIPSRAGGRLTPSVVGLTRAGDRLVGQPAQALGEEHPDAVVWATKRFLGRRYTPELVQQAKAVVPYPLVAGPTGDVRVKLSGRVLPATQVSAFILGELRLDAQAHFGRDVRKCVITVPANFDDNQRQATREAAAIAGLEVVRLVNEPTAAALAYGLSRGFEGSALVFDLGGGTFDVSILDVKAGVFEVKATGGDHALGGEDFDQRIVQWLLAQVEDAFQEAVSKDAQSLRRLKVAAEAAKRELTESEEALISVSGLGDHTAGVKRFTEINTALTRSFFETLSEPLSRRCLEVCKSVMAEARMDPRSVDVVLLVGGMTRVPLVRRLVADFFGRAPSTDVHPDEAVALGAAVQADELVRQAGQALLLDVASQSLGVGVMGGRVKRLIPKNTGVPVVARDIFFPGTSGQSEARIPVYQGESEFQDENHKLGEVVLKNLHVANRGETPLEVVFELSGEGILSVQATDLTSGHMELVRLEARAGLPQGEAEKLGQEQSHYAQAQGVVDARKAEETFRKLLERGEKLARLLQQSARENPSPEAESAVGTVQQLLVGGKDALAAGDAAQCALIARQLTKLLSGRAEPRG; encoded by the coding sequence ATGCAAGAACCTGTCATCGGCATCGACCTGGGCACCACCAACAGCGTCGTCGCGACCGTGGAAGAAGGACGCCCGCGCCTCATCCCCTCACGTGCGGGAGGACGCCTCACGCCCTCGGTGGTAGGCCTCACCCGGGCGGGCGACCGCCTGGTGGGGCAGCCGGCCCAGGCCCTGGGGGAGGAGCACCCGGACGCGGTGGTGTGGGCCACCAAGCGCTTCCTGGGACGCCGCTACACGCCAGAGTTGGTGCAGCAGGCGAAGGCGGTGGTGCCGTATCCCCTGGTGGCCGGCCCCACGGGCGACGTGCGCGTGAAGCTGTCCGGCCGCGTGCTGCCCGCGACGCAGGTGTCCGCCTTCATCCTGGGCGAGCTGCGCCTGGACGCGCAGGCGCACTTCGGACGTGACGTGCGCAAGTGCGTCATCACCGTCCCCGCGAACTTCGACGACAACCAGCGCCAGGCCACGCGGGAAGCGGCGGCCATCGCGGGGTTGGAGGTGGTGCGGCTGGTCAACGAGCCCACCGCGGCGGCGCTGGCGTACGGCCTGTCCCGCGGCTTCGAGGGCAGCGCGCTGGTGTTCGACCTGGGCGGCGGCACCTTCGACGTGTCCATCCTGGACGTGAAGGCGGGCGTCTTCGAGGTGAAGGCCACGGGCGGCGACCACGCGCTGGGCGGCGAGGACTTCGACCAACGCATCGTCCAATGGCTGCTGGCGCAGGTGGAGGATGCCTTCCAGGAGGCGGTCTCCAAGGACGCGCAGTCGCTGCGGCGCTTGAAGGTGGCGGCGGAGGCGGCCAAGCGCGAGCTGACCGAGTCCGAGGAGGCCCTCATCTCCGTGTCCGGCCTGGGCGACCACACGGCGGGCGTGAAGCGCTTCACCGAAATCAACACCGCCCTCACGCGCAGCTTCTTCGAGACGCTGTCGGAGCCGCTGTCGCGCCGCTGCCTGGAGGTCTGCAAGAGCGTGATGGCGGAGGCGCGGATGGATCCGCGCTCGGTGGACGTGGTGCTGCTGGTGGGCGGGATGACCCGCGTGCCGCTGGTGCGCCGGCTGGTGGCGGACTTCTTCGGCCGCGCGCCCTCCACGGACGTGCACCCGGACGAGGCCGTGGCGCTGGGCGCCGCGGTGCAGGCGGACGAGCTGGTCCGGCAGGCGGGGCAGGCGCTGCTGCTGGACGTAGCCAGCCAGAGCCTGGGCGTGGGCGTGATGGGCGGGCGCGTGAAGCGGCTCATCCCCAAGAACACGGGCGTGCCGGTGGTGGCGCGCGACATCTTCTTCCCGGGCACCTCCGGCCAGTCCGAGGCGCGCATCCCCGTGTACCAGGGGGAGAGCGAGTTCCAGGACGAGAACCACAAGCTGGGCGAGGTGGTCCTCAAGAACCTGCACGTCGCCAACCGCGGGGAGACGCCGCTGGAGGTCGTCTTCGAGTTGTCCGGCGAGGGCATCCTCTCCGTGCAGGCCACCGACCTGACCTCTGGCCACATGGAGCTGGTGCGCCTGGAGGCCCGGGCCGGTCTGCCGCAGGGCGAGGCGGAGAAGCTGGGCCAGGAGCAGTCCCACTACGCGCAGGCGCAGGGCGTGGTGGACGCGCGCAAGGCGGAGGAGACCTTCCGCAAGCTGCTGGAGCGCGGGGAGAAGCTGGCCCGCCTGCTCCAGCAGAGCGCCCGGGAGAACCCCAGCCCGGAGGCCGAGTCGGCCGTGGGCACCGTGCAGCAGCTGCTGGTGGGAGGCAAGGACGCGCTGGCCGCCGGTGACGCCGCGCAGTGCGCCCTCATTGCCCGTCAGCTCACGAAGTTGCTGTCCGGCCGCGCGGAGCCCCGCGGCTGA